A part of Calonectris borealis chromosome 30, bCalBor7.hap1.2, whole genome shotgun sequence genomic DNA contains:
- the KRT8 gene encoding keratin, type II cytoskeletal 8 isoform X1 has protein sequence MSVTITRKTVRSSSAVPGRSFSSHSYTAGPGVRMSTASAFSGYGGSRYGAGLYRGPAVVPSTGGGITAVSVNQSLLTPLNLEIDPSIQRVRKEEKEQIKTLNNKFASFIDKVRFLEQQNKMLETKWSLLQTQKPPRSNMGGLFEAYLASLRRQLEGLGQERLRLEAELGNMQGLVEEFKNKYEEEINHRTEKENEFVLLKKDVDEAYMTKVELESRLESLTDEINFLRQLYEEELRELQSQISDTSVVLSMDNNRSLDLDGIIAEVKAQYEDIANRSRAEAESMYQIKYEELKTTAGKHGDDLRNTRGEINELNRLIQRIQAEIEALKNQRASLETAIAEAEERGELALKDAKGKLAELEAALQKAKQDMARQLREYQELMNVKLALDIEIATYRKLLEGEESRLESGMQNLSIHTKTTGYSGKAGGGWRQGPPPPQLWVPPRGAPALMADPSPAAVGFGGGFGGGFGGGFGTSFANSGYAVPPPALESSSLPKSRAIVIKKIETRDGKLVSESSDVLAS, from the exons ATGTCCGTCACCATCACCAGGAAGACCGTGAGAAGCAGCTCGGCCGTACCCGGCCGGTCCTTCAGCTCCCACTCCTACACCGCTGGCCCCGGTGTGAGGATGAGTACGGCTTCAGCCTTCAGCGGCTATGGGGGGAGCCGCTACGGAGCTGGGTTGTACCGGGGTCCGGCCGTCGTGCCCAGCACGGGGGGTGGCATCACGGCCGTCAGCGTCAACCAGAGCCTCCTGACGCCCCTCAACCTGGAGATCGACCCCAGCATCCAGCGGGTgcggaaggaggagaaggagcagatcAAGACGCTCAACAACAAGTTTGCTTCCTTCATCGACAAg gtccggTTCCTGGAGCAGCAGAACAAGATGTTGGAGACCAAGTGGAGCCTCCTGCAGACCCAGAAGCCCCCCCGCAGCAACATGGGGGGGCTCTTCGAGGCGTACCTCGCCAGTCTGCGCCGGCAACTGGAGGGACTGGGCCAGGAACGGCTGCGACTGGAAGCCGAACTGGGCAACATGCAGGGACTGGTGGAGGAGTTCAAGAACAA gtaCGAGGAAGAGATCAACCACCGCACCGAGAAGGAAAATGAGTTCGTGCTGCTCAAAAAg GACGTGGACGAAGCCTACATGACCAAGGTGGAGCTGGAGTCGCGCCTGGAGAGCCTGACCGACGAGATCAACTTCCTCCGGCAGCTTTACGAGGAG GAGCTCCGGGAGCTGCAGTCTCAGATCTCCGACACCTCCGTCGTCCTCTCCATGGACAACAACCGCAGCCTGGACCTGGACGGGATCATCGCCGAGGTGAAGGCGCAGTACGAGGACATCGCCAACCGCAGCCGCGCCGAGGCCGAGAGCATGTACCAGATCAAG TACGAGGAATTGAAGACGACGGCCGGGAAGCACGGGGACGACCTGCGCAACACCCGGGGCGAGATCAACGAGCTCAACAGGCTGATCCAGCGGATCCAGGCGGAGATCGAGGCGCTCAAGAACCAG CGAGCCAGCCTGGAGACGGCCATCGCGGAGGCGGAGGAGCGCGGGGAGCTGGCGCTGAAGGACGCCAAGGGGAAGCTGGCCGAGCTGGAGGCCGCCCTGCAGAAGGCGAAGCAGGACATGGCCCGGCAGCTCCGCGAGTACCAGGAGCTGATGAACGTCAAGCTGGCCCTGGACATCGAGATCGCGACCTACAGGAAgctgctggagggggaggagagcag GCTGGAGTCGGGGATGCAGAACCTGAGCATCCACACCAAGACCACGGGGTACTCGGgtaaggcggggggggggtggcggcagggacccccccccccccaactttggGTGCCACCACGGGGTGCCCCCGCGCTCATGGCTGATCCCTCTCCCGCAGCAGTTGGCTTCGGGGGGGGCTTCGGGGGGGGTTTCGGGGGGGGCTTCGGCACCTCCTTCGCCAACTCCGGCTAcgccgtgcccccccccgccctggaGAGCTCGTCCCTCCCCAAGTCCCGCGCCATCGTCATCAAGAAGATCGAGACCCGCGACGGCAAACTGGTGTCCGAGTCCTCCGACGTCCTGGCCAGctga
- the LOC142073739 gene encoding keratin, type II cytoskeletal 4-like: MSRQSCGLGKGFSSSSVSFGGRNKVTFSSVSRGGCRGPGNAGGFSSRSLYCLGGSKSTSLGGFGRGGGGLCGFGAGSQGGFGYGYGAGAGFGGGYGGGAGGGFGGGLGGGFGGGLGGSFGGFGGAFDGGMGGQGFPPCPPGGIREVTINQSLLAPLNLEIDPEIQKVRTQEREEMKKLNDKFASFIDKVRFLEQQNRVLETKWKLLQEQGGTGTGGRNLDPYFETYISGLRKQLDSLASEKHQLESELKSFQDMVEDFKTKYEEEINKRTAAENDFVLLKKDVDAVYMTKVELQAKLDSLADEINFLRYLYEVELSQMQKTVSDTSVVLSMDNNRNLDLDSIIAEVKAQYEEIANRSRVEAESWYRCKYEELQATAGKHGDSLKDTKAEISELNRGIQRIRAEIESVKKQCETLQSSIADAEERGEVALKDARIKLTDLESALQKAKQDMARQLREYQELMNVKLALDVEIATYRKLLEGEECRMSGECQSTVSISVVGGGSSSTGGGFGSGLCLGGGGGIGFGAGSGRGGNTGGPGFCYSLGGGGFGSGGGFGAGGGFGSGGAGFCSMGGGSNSVVVGSGTILKNTSSMSANRRV, encoded by the exons ATGTCTCGCCAGTCCTGTGGTCTCGGCAAGGGGTTCAGCTCCAGCTCCGTTTCCTTTGGAGGAAGGAACAAGGTCACGTTCAGTTCTGTGTCCCGTGGAGGATGCAGGGGACCTGGCAACGCTGGGGGCTTCAGCAGCAGGAGCCTCTATTGCTTGGGAGGGAGTAAAAGTACCTCTCTGGGAGGATTCGGTCGAGGTGGTGGAGGGCTTTGTGGTTTTGGGGCTGGTAGCCAAGGAGGCTTTGGCTACGGCTACGGTGCTGGGGCAGGATTTGGTGGCGGCTATGGTGGTGGGGCCGGAGGTGGCTTTGGTGGAGGCCTTGGTGGTGGCTTTGGTGGAGGCCTTGGTGGTAGCTTCGGTGGCTTTGGTGGAGCATTTGATGGCGGCATGGGAGGTCAAGGCTTCCCCCCTTGCCCACCGGGTGGCATCAGGGAAGTGACCATCAACCAGAGCCTGCTGGCCCCGCTCAACCTTGAAATCGACCCTGAGATCCAGAAGGTGCGAACACAAGAGCGGGAGGAGATGAAGAAGCTCAACGACAAATTCGCTTCCTTCATTGACAAG GTCCGGTTCCTAGAGCAGCAGAACCGAGTCCTGGAGACCAAGTGGAaactgctgcaggagcagggtggcACGGGGACGGGTGGCAGGAACCTCGACCCCTATTTTGAAACCTACATCAGCGGGCTGAGGAAGCAGCTGGACTCCCTCGCAAGCGAGAAGCATCAGCTGGAGTCAGAGCTGAAGAGCTTCCAAGATATGGTGGAAGACTTCAAGACCAA GTACGAAGAGGAAATAAACAAAAGGACAGCTGCGGAGAACGATTTTGTGCTCCTAAAAAAG GACGTGGATGCGGTCTACATGACCAAGGTGGAACTTCAGGCAAAATTAGATTCTCTGGCAGATGAGATTAACTTCTTGAGGTATCTTTACGAAGTG GAGCTGTCTCAGATGCAAAAAACCGTTTCCGACACCTCCGTGGTTCTCTCCATGGACAATAACCGAAACCTGGACCTGGACAGCATCATCGCAGAGGTCAAAGCCCAGTACGAGGAGATTGCCAACAGGAGCCGAGTGGAGGCTGAGTCTTGGTACCGATGCAAG TATGAAGAGTTGCAGGCTACCGCAGGCAAGCACGGAGACAGCCTTAAGGACACAAAGGCCGAGATCTCTGAGCTCAACCGTGGGATCCAGAGGATAAGAGCTGAGATCGAGAGTGTGAAGAAACAG TGTGAAACTCTGCAGAGCTCCATCGCGGATGCTGAGGAACGCGGGGAGGTGGCCCTCAAGGATGCCAGGATCAAACTGACTGACCTGGAGTCAGCCCTGCAGAAGGCGAAGCAGGACATGGCCCGGCAGCTCCGCGAGTACCAGGAGCTGATGAACGTCAAGCTGGCCCTGGACGTTGAGATTGCGACCTACAGGAAgctgctggaaggagaggagtGCAG GATGTCTGGAGAGTGTCAGAGCACCGTGAGCATCT ctgtggTGGGAGGCGGCAGCAGCTCTACGGGAGGTGGATTCGGCAGTGGACTGTgccttggaggaggaggaggaatcgGATTTGGCGCTGGAAGCGGGAGAGGCGGTAACACAGGCGGTCCTGGCTTCTGCTACAGCCTGGGAGGGGGCGGATTTGGCTCCgggggaggatttggtgctggggggggattcGGCTCCGGCGGGGCAGGATTCTGCTCTATGGGCGGAGGGTCTAACtcagtggtggtggggtctggcaCCATCCTGAAGAACACCAGCTCTATGTCTGCCAACCGGAGGGTCTAG
- the KRT8 gene encoding keratin, type II cytoskeletal 8 isoform X3, whose translation MSVTITRKTVRSSSAVPGRSFSSHSYTAGPGVRMSTASAFSGYGGSRYGAGLYRGPAVVPSTGGGITAVSVNQSLLTPLNLEIDPSIQRVRKEEKEQIKTLNNKFASFIDKVRFLEQQNKMLETKWSLLQTQKPPRSNMGGLFEAYLASLRRQLEGLGQERLRLEAELGNMQGLVEEFKNKYEEEINHRTEKENEFVLLKKDVDEAYMTKVELESRLESLTDEINFLRQLYEEELRELQSQISDTSVVLSMDNNRSLDLDGIIAEVKAQYEDIANRSRAEAESMYQIKYEELKTTAGKHGDDLRNTRGEINELNRLIQRIQAEIEALKNQRASLETAIAEAEERGELALKDAKGKLAELEAALQKAKQDMARQLREYQELMNVKLALDIEIATYRKLLEGEESRLESGMQNLSIHTKTTGYSVGFGGGFGGGFGGGFGTSFANSGYAVPPPALESSSLPKSRAIVIKKIETRDGKLVSESSDVLAS comes from the exons ATGTCCGTCACCATCACCAGGAAGACCGTGAGAAGCAGCTCGGCCGTACCCGGCCGGTCCTTCAGCTCCCACTCCTACACCGCTGGCCCCGGTGTGAGGATGAGTACGGCTTCAGCCTTCAGCGGCTATGGGGGGAGCCGCTACGGAGCTGGGTTGTACCGGGGTCCGGCCGTCGTGCCCAGCACGGGGGGTGGCATCACGGCCGTCAGCGTCAACCAGAGCCTCCTGACGCCCCTCAACCTGGAGATCGACCCCAGCATCCAGCGGGTgcggaaggaggagaaggagcagatcAAGACGCTCAACAACAAGTTTGCTTCCTTCATCGACAAg gtccggTTCCTGGAGCAGCAGAACAAGATGTTGGAGACCAAGTGGAGCCTCCTGCAGACCCAGAAGCCCCCCCGCAGCAACATGGGGGGGCTCTTCGAGGCGTACCTCGCCAGTCTGCGCCGGCAACTGGAGGGACTGGGCCAGGAACGGCTGCGACTGGAAGCCGAACTGGGCAACATGCAGGGACTGGTGGAGGAGTTCAAGAACAA gtaCGAGGAAGAGATCAACCACCGCACCGAGAAGGAAAATGAGTTCGTGCTGCTCAAAAAg GACGTGGACGAAGCCTACATGACCAAGGTGGAGCTGGAGTCGCGCCTGGAGAGCCTGACCGACGAGATCAACTTCCTCCGGCAGCTTTACGAGGAG GAGCTCCGGGAGCTGCAGTCTCAGATCTCCGACACCTCCGTCGTCCTCTCCATGGACAACAACCGCAGCCTGGACCTGGACGGGATCATCGCCGAGGTGAAGGCGCAGTACGAGGACATCGCCAACCGCAGCCGCGCCGAGGCCGAGAGCATGTACCAGATCAAG TACGAGGAATTGAAGACGACGGCCGGGAAGCACGGGGACGACCTGCGCAACACCCGGGGCGAGATCAACGAGCTCAACAGGCTGATCCAGCGGATCCAGGCGGAGATCGAGGCGCTCAAGAACCAG CGAGCCAGCCTGGAGACGGCCATCGCGGAGGCGGAGGAGCGCGGGGAGCTGGCGCTGAAGGACGCCAAGGGGAAGCTGGCCGAGCTGGAGGCCGCCCTGCAGAAGGCGAAGCAGGACATGGCCCGGCAGCTCCGCGAGTACCAGGAGCTGATGAACGTCAAGCTGGCCCTGGACATCGAGATCGCGACCTACAGGAAgctgctggagggggaggagagcag GCTGGAGTCGGGGATGCAGAACCTGAGCATCCACACCAAGACCACGGGGTACTCGG TTGGCTTCGGGGGGGGCTTCGGGGGGGGTTTCGGGGGGGGCTTCGGCACCTCCTTCGCCAACTCCGGCTAcgccgtgcccccccccgccctggaGAGCTCGTCCCTCCCCAAGTCCCGCGCCATCGTCATCAAGAAGATCGAGACCCGCGACGGCAAACTGGTGTCCGAGTCCTCCGACGTCCTGGCCAGctga
- the KRT8 gene encoding keratin, type II cytoskeletal 8 isoform X2 — MSVTITRKTVRSSSAVPGRSFSSHSYTAGPGVRMSTASAFSGYGGSRYGAGLYRGPAVVPSTGGGITAVSVNQSLLTPLNLEIDPSIQRVRKEEKEQIKTLNNKFASFIDKVRFLEQQNKMLETKWSLLQTQKPPRSNMGGLFEAYLASLRRQLEGLGQERLRLEAELGNMQGLVEEFKNKYEEEINHRTEKENEFVLLKKDVDEAYMTKVELESRLESLTDEINFLRQLYEEELRELQSQISDTSVVLSMDNNRSLDLDGIIAEVKAQYEDIANRSRAEAESMYQIKYEELKTTAGKHGDDLRNTRGEINELNRLIQRIQAEIEALKNQRASLETAIAEAEERGELALKDAKGKLAELEAALQKAKQDMARQLREYQELMNVKLALDIEIATYRKLLEGEESRLESGMQNLSIHTKTTGYSAVGFGGGFGGGFGGGFGTSFANSGYAVPPPALESSSLPKSRAIVIKKIETRDGKLVSESSDVLAS, encoded by the exons ATGTCCGTCACCATCACCAGGAAGACCGTGAGAAGCAGCTCGGCCGTACCCGGCCGGTCCTTCAGCTCCCACTCCTACACCGCTGGCCCCGGTGTGAGGATGAGTACGGCTTCAGCCTTCAGCGGCTATGGGGGGAGCCGCTACGGAGCTGGGTTGTACCGGGGTCCGGCCGTCGTGCCCAGCACGGGGGGTGGCATCACGGCCGTCAGCGTCAACCAGAGCCTCCTGACGCCCCTCAACCTGGAGATCGACCCCAGCATCCAGCGGGTgcggaaggaggagaaggagcagatcAAGACGCTCAACAACAAGTTTGCTTCCTTCATCGACAAg gtccggTTCCTGGAGCAGCAGAACAAGATGTTGGAGACCAAGTGGAGCCTCCTGCAGACCCAGAAGCCCCCCCGCAGCAACATGGGGGGGCTCTTCGAGGCGTACCTCGCCAGTCTGCGCCGGCAACTGGAGGGACTGGGCCAGGAACGGCTGCGACTGGAAGCCGAACTGGGCAACATGCAGGGACTGGTGGAGGAGTTCAAGAACAA gtaCGAGGAAGAGATCAACCACCGCACCGAGAAGGAAAATGAGTTCGTGCTGCTCAAAAAg GACGTGGACGAAGCCTACATGACCAAGGTGGAGCTGGAGTCGCGCCTGGAGAGCCTGACCGACGAGATCAACTTCCTCCGGCAGCTTTACGAGGAG GAGCTCCGGGAGCTGCAGTCTCAGATCTCCGACACCTCCGTCGTCCTCTCCATGGACAACAACCGCAGCCTGGACCTGGACGGGATCATCGCCGAGGTGAAGGCGCAGTACGAGGACATCGCCAACCGCAGCCGCGCCGAGGCCGAGAGCATGTACCAGATCAAG TACGAGGAATTGAAGACGACGGCCGGGAAGCACGGGGACGACCTGCGCAACACCCGGGGCGAGATCAACGAGCTCAACAGGCTGATCCAGCGGATCCAGGCGGAGATCGAGGCGCTCAAGAACCAG CGAGCCAGCCTGGAGACGGCCATCGCGGAGGCGGAGGAGCGCGGGGAGCTGGCGCTGAAGGACGCCAAGGGGAAGCTGGCCGAGCTGGAGGCCGCCCTGCAGAAGGCGAAGCAGGACATGGCCCGGCAGCTCCGCGAGTACCAGGAGCTGATGAACGTCAAGCTGGCCCTGGACATCGAGATCGCGACCTACAGGAAgctgctggagggggaggagagcag GCTGGAGTCGGGGATGCAGAACCTGAGCATCCACACCAAGACCACGGGGTACTCGG CAGTTGGCTTCGGGGGGGGCTTCGGGGGGGGTTTCGGGGGGGGCTTCGGCACCTCCTTCGCCAACTCCGGCTAcgccgtgcccccccccgccctggaGAGCTCGTCCCTCCCCAAGTCCCGCGCCATCGTCATCAAGAAGATCGAGACCCGCGACGGCAAACTGGTGTCCGAGTCCTCCGACGTCCTGGCCAGctga